From Streptomyces sp. NBC_00683, one genomic window encodes:
- a CDS encoding ABC transporter substrate-binding protein: MPNSPSSHDSYPGLRRRGFLAAAGGAAGLGALALTGCSGSGTTDHSAAGGESTPRRGGRLRAAFAGGGASETLDPHLGNLFADAARAKALFDKLADYGADLSAEPRLAEKWEPNAALDRWTVTLRQADFHNGKPVTAADVLYSYRRIADPEKAYRARASLEPIDLKASRATGERTVEFVLKRPTAELPNVLAAFGTYIVPDGATGFDRRPVGSGPFRFVSFVPGRSTVLRRNDDYWDGAPHLDELEFVVANEESARVNALLGGQVEYAHELNPATGRAHEKAGSIEIVRLRNSAMQAFAMKTDRPPFDDPRVREAFFHIADRKELVDGALSGAGEIGNDLFGKGYEYYADELPQRVQDIDRARHLLKQAGAENLKVTLDTSAVATGFTEAAGIFRDQAARAGVTVTVRTGSKDSYWKDILDSGTLCCYRSGAMPIESHISQRLLTGSTTNATKWQDKSFDTLYQQAQSTKDKAGRDALYGRMQRQLHTRGGFLVWGFGDWILGTARSVRGVAREAPANTLDWARFDKVWLA, translated from the coding sequence ATGCCCAATTCGCCCAGTTCGCACGACAGTTACCCCGGCCTTCGCAGGCGCGGCTTCCTGGCCGCAGCCGGGGGAGCGGCCGGCCTCGGCGCACTCGCACTCACCGGATGCTCCGGCAGCGGCACCACCGACCATTCCGCCGCCGGGGGAGAGAGCACCCCGCGACGCGGCGGACGGCTGCGCGCCGCATTCGCCGGCGGTGGTGCGAGCGAGACGCTCGACCCCCACCTGGGCAACCTCTTCGCCGACGCGGCCCGTGCCAAGGCGCTCTTCGACAAGCTCGCCGACTACGGCGCGGACCTGTCCGCCGAGCCACGACTGGCCGAGAAATGGGAGCCGAACGCGGCGCTCGACCGCTGGACCGTCACCCTGCGGCAGGCCGACTTCCACAATGGGAAGCCGGTGACCGCCGCCGACGTCCTGTACAGCTACCGCCGCATCGCCGACCCGGAGAAGGCGTACCGGGCACGGGCCTCCCTGGAGCCCATCGACCTGAAGGCGAGCCGCGCCACCGGGGAGCGGACCGTCGAGTTCGTACTCAAACGGCCGACGGCCGAACTCCCCAACGTACTCGCCGCGTTCGGTACGTACATCGTCCCGGACGGCGCCACCGGATTCGATCGGCGACCTGTCGGCTCGGGTCCCTTCCGGTTCGTCTCCTTCGTACCCGGGCGCTCCACCGTCCTGCGCCGCAACGACGACTACTGGGACGGCGCCCCGCACCTCGACGAGCTCGAATTCGTCGTCGCCAACGAGGAGTCAGCCCGCGTCAACGCCCTCCTCGGCGGCCAGGTCGAATACGCGCACGAGCTGAACCCCGCCACCGGCCGCGCACACGAGAAGGCCGGCAGCATCGAGATCGTCCGGTTGCGGAACAGCGCCATGCAGGCCTTCGCCATGAAGACCGACCGGCCGCCCTTCGACGACCCCCGCGTCCGCGAGGCGTTCTTCCACATCGCAGACCGCAAGGAACTCGTGGACGGTGCGCTCTCCGGCGCGGGCGAGATCGGCAACGACCTCTTCGGCAAGGGGTACGAGTACTACGCGGACGAACTCCCGCAGCGCGTACAGGACATCGACCGCGCCCGCCACCTCCTCAAGCAGGCCGGCGCGGAGAACCTGAAGGTCACCCTCGACACATCCGCCGTCGCCACCGGGTTCACCGAAGCCGCAGGAATCTTCCGCGACCAGGCGGCTCGTGCCGGGGTGACCGTCACCGTCCGGACGGGCAGCAAGGACTCCTACTGGAAGGACATCCTCGATTCCGGCACCCTGTGCTGCTACCGGTCCGGAGCCATGCCCATCGAGTCGCACATCTCCCAGCGGCTGCTCACCGGCTCCACCACCAACGCGACCAAGTGGCAGGACAAGAGCTTCGACACGCTCTACCAGCAGGCCCAGTCCACCAAGGACAAGGCGGGACGCGATGCCCTCTACGGCCGCATGCAGCGCCAACTGCACACCCGGGGCGGCTTCCTCGTCTGGGGATTCGGGGACTGGATCCTCGGCACCGCACGCTCCGTACGGGGCGTCGCGCGCGAGGCACCCGCCAACACCCTGGACTGGGCGCGCTTCGACAAGGTCTGGCTGGCGTGA
- a CDS encoding carboxylesterase/lipase family protein — protein sequence MTVFRTRQGAVRGRRTASSPSVVVLRGIPYAAPPFGVGRLRAPRPAAAWDGIRDCAAFGPVAPQSAQLPGAPSWSPGDEDVLSLNIWTPGGPGDALPVLVWIHGGAYVFGSSAQPDFDGTALAGHGLVVVSLNYRLGFEGFGHVPAVGRGEPCPDNRGLLDQIAALEWVRDHIAAFGGAVDNVTVAGQSSGATSVACLKAMDRARGLFRRAVAHSAVNSCASPESAARTTQEVAAAAGVPATYDGLVSASPGALVDASDTVADAYRRDPASGQRHYDPAIYGPVAGGETLPLDPLTASAAGGASDVDLLVCHTTEEYWLLDAVGSSAKITTEEQLALFAADFRLPSALLDDYRARMPGAPVLDVFLAVYGDMLFGEYSSRLAESHARAGGRAFLSRFARQRGGQGEPVRAWHCADIPFAFGNLDEESVHFLVGGPPAPADHELSGRMMRAWAGFAATGDAGWPPVGGPTGAVRTWDTAAGDSGGAWETFRTGWREAGLPLLAP from the coding sequence ATGACGGTGTTCAGGACGAGGCAGGGAGCGGTCCGCGGACGGCGGACCGCGAGCAGTCCCTCAGTCGTCGTGCTGCGCGGAATCCCGTACGCCGCACCGCCGTTCGGTGTCGGCCGGCTCCGGGCCCCGCGCCCTGCCGCCGCCTGGGACGGCATCAGGGACTGCGCGGCGTTCGGACCTGTCGCCCCGCAGTCCGCACAACTGCCCGGAGCGCCAAGCTGGTCACCCGGCGACGAGGACGTCCTCAGCCTCAACATCTGGACCCCGGGCGGCCCCGGCGACGCGCTCCCGGTGCTCGTCTGGATCCACGGCGGAGCCTACGTCTTCGGCTCCTCCGCGCAGCCCGACTTCGACGGCACGGCCCTTGCCGGACACGGACTCGTCGTGGTCTCGCTCAACTACCGTCTCGGCTTCGAGGGGTTCGGGCACGTCCCGGCCGTCGGTCGCGGGGAGCCCTGCCCGGACAACCGGGGCCTGCTCGACCAGATCGCCGCCCTGGAGTGGGTGCGGGACCACATCGCCGCGTTCGGCGGCGCCGTCGACAACGTCACCGTGGCCGGACAGTCCTCCGGAGCGACCTCCGTGGCCTGCCTGAAGGCGATGGACCGGGCGCGCGGACTGTTCCGCCGTGCCGTCGCACACAGCGCCGTGAACTCCTGCGCCTCCCCGGAATCCGCTGCCCGCACCACCCAGGAGGTCGCCGCCGCAGCGGGCGTGCCGGCCACGTACGACGGCCTCGTCTCCGCTTCCCCGGGCGCCCTCGTCGACGCCTCGGACACCGTGGCCGACGCCTACCGCCGCGACCCGGCATCGGGACAGCGCCACTACGACCCGGCCATCTACGGGCCGGTGGCGGGCGGCGAGACGCTGCCGCTGGACCCCCTCACTGCGTCCGCAGCCGGCGGCGCGTCGGATGTCGATCTGCTCGTCTGCCACACGACCGAGGAGTACTGGCTGCTGGACGCCGTCGGCAGCAGCGCGAAGATCACCACCGAGGAGCAACTCGCCCTCTTCGCCGCAGACTTCCGGCTGCCCTCGGCGCTGCTGGACGACTACCGCGCACGAATGCCCGGTGCTCCCGTACTCGATGTCTTCCTGGCCGTGTACGGAGACATGCTGTTCGGCGAGTACAGCAGCAGACTCGCCGAATCCCATGCGCGGGCAGGCGGCCGGGCCTTCCTGTCCCGGTTCGCCCGGCAGCGCGGTGGTCAGGGCGAACCCGTCCGGGCCTGGCACTGCGCGGACATCCCGTTCGCCTTCGGCAACCTCGACGAGGAGAGCGTCCACTTCCTCGTGGGCGGCCCTCCGGCCCCCGCCGATCACGAGCTCTCGGGGCGCATGATGCGGGCATGGGCAGGCTTCGCCGCCACCGGCGATGCGGGCTGGCCGCCGGTCGGCGGTCCCACGGGTGCGGTGAGGACCTGGGACACCGCCGCCGGCGACTCCGGCGGCGCGTGGGAGACGTTCCGTACGGGGTGGCGCGAGGCCGGACTCCCATTGCTGGCACCCTGA
- a CDS encoding class I SAM-dependent DNA methyltransferase gives MKHTGPEETGNLLTDRPALYEARFPDPGRLAGQWAEDCLRRYGAGPAVLDLGCGTGRDAAHLHRAGRHVTAVDLSASMLDHARTHHPGPVYARADLSGFDLGPRAFDAAVCLDSSLLYCHTNEQLDGFLTSCRRALAPGGLLVAEMRNGAYFLGRNEPPAGPAVAQFTWHGTTYRSTTVLDVDRTAQLLRRTRTWSTDDGTPPVEERSAWRLLFPQELRHLLTVHGFEVLVLHDGPGPRTEPAWRPGDGPGRTADGDRLHVVARRTA, from the coding sequence ATGAAGCACACGGGGCCCGAAGAGACGGGGAACCTGCTCACCGACCGCCCCGCGCTGTACGAGGCACGGTTCCCCGACCCCGGCCGGCTCGCCGGCCAATGGGCCGAGGACTGCCTGCGCCGGTACGGGGCGGGCCCGGCGGTCCTGGACCTGGGCTGCGGCACCGGACGCGACGCCGCCCACCTCCACCGTGCAGGACGCCACGTCACGGCAGTCGACCTCTCCGCCTCGATGCTCGACCACGCCCGTACCCACCATCCCGGACCGGTCTACGCACGCGCCGACCTGAGCGGATTCGATCTCGGCCCGCGGGCCTTCGACGCCGCGGTGTGCCTGGACAGTTCGCTGCTGTACTGCCACACGAACGAACAGCTCGACGGCTTCCTCACATCCTGCCGCCGCGCCCTGGCCCCTGGCGGCCTGCTGGTCGCGGAGATGCGCAACGGCGCGTACTTCCTCGGCCGGAACGAACCACCCGCCGGGCCGGCCGTCGCGCAATTCACCTGGCACGGCACCACCTACCGCTCGACCACCGTCCTGGACGTGGACCGTACGGCCCAACTCCTGCGGCGTACCCGCACCTGGAGCACGGACGACGGCACACCGCCCGTCGAGGAGCGCTCCGCCTGGCGGCTGCTGTTCCCCCAGGAACTGCGCCACCTCCTCACCGTCCACGGCTTCGAGGTCCTCGTGCTGCACGACGGTCCCGGGCCGCGCACCGAACCGGCCTGGCGGCCGGGCGACGGCCCCGGACGCACGGCCGACGGTGACCGCCTCCACGTCGTGGCGCGCCGCACCGCCTGA
- a CDS encoding ABC transporter ATP-binding protein, which translates to MNQHPVLAEISRLSVEIDGRALVDRVSLRVRAGTVTALVGASGSGKTTTGLALLGEYPAGARVTGEVRVHDTRVGYVPQHPAAVLNPARRVGALLHDMARQQVRGLPRARRRTAAGQRVIEALGDAQLADAEALLHRYPHQLSGGQQQRVVIAQALLLGARIVVADEPTTGQDALTKRRIVGRLAAVARKGIAVVLLSHDMDVVRELADEVVVMRGGRVVEHGPAHRVLATPTHPWTQELLAGPGTMPHTQAGSPGTPGTEVLRVDRLVAHHRAGGAPGHVLRVAGLALRTGECLAVVGRSGSGKTTLARCLAGLHRDHEGDVSLDGKALPRSLRDRSREQLAAVQYVFQDARAAFDEHRPVLDQVARTAVRLRGTGREEAVREARQTLADLGLGDEFVRRLPGRLSGGELQRAALARALLARPRVLVCDEITSGLDPIARRSLLDLLAALVRRGNGLCIVLVTHDLDTAAQAERIVVLDGGEVVEEGTGEQILTAPGHPFTVALLGASTRRGSAVRP; encoded by the coding sequence ATGAACCAGCACCCTGTACTCGCCGAGATCAGCCGGCTGAGCGTCGAGATCGACGGACGCGCCCTCGTCGACCGCGTCAGCCTCCGGGTCCGGGCAGGCACGGTCACCGCACTGGTCGGCGCGTCCGGCAGCGGCAAGACGACCACCGGCCTCGCCCTGCTCGGCGAGTACCCCGCGGGCGCCCGCGTGACGGGCGAGGTACGGGTGCACGACACCCGGGTCGGCTACGTACCCCAGCATCCCGCGGCCGTCCTCAACCCGGCCCGCCGCGTCGGCGCCCTGTTGCACGACATGGCGCGGCAGCAGGTGCGCGGCCTGCCCCGGGCCCGGCGTCGTACGGCGGCGGGACAGCGCGTGATCGAAGCGCTCGGTGACGCCCAGCTCGCCGACGCCGAAGCGCTGTTGCACCGCTATCCGCACCAGCTGTCCGGGGGACAGCAGCAGCGTGTCGTCATCGCCCAGGCGCTGCTGCTCGGCGCCCGTATCGTCGTCGCCGACGAGCCCACCACCGGGCAGGACGCCCTGACCAAGCGCCGCATCGTCGGACGGCTGGCAGCGGTGGCCCGCAAGGGCATCGCCGTCGTGCTGCTCAGCCACGACATGGACGTCGTACGCGAACTCGCGGACGAGGTAGTGGTGATGCGGGGCGGACGCGTGGTGGAACACGGGCCGGCGCACCGCGTGCTCGCGACCCCCACACATCCGTGGACGCAGGAGCTCCTGGCCGGACCGGGGACCATGCCGCACACGCAAGCAGGGAGCCCCGGTACCCCTGGAACGGAGGTGCTGCGGGTCGACCGGCTCGTCGCCCACCACCGGGCCGGGGGCGCCCCCGGCCACGTGCTGAGGGTGGCCGGACTCGCCCTCCGTACCGGTGAGTGCCTCGCCGTCGTCGGCCGCTCGGGCAGCGGCAAGACCACGCTCGCCCGGTGCCTCGCCGGACTCCACCGCGACCACGAAGGGGACGTTTCGCTCGACGGGAAGGCCCTGCCCCGGAGCCTGCGGGACCGGAGCCGCGAGCAGCTCGCCGCCGTGCAGTACGTCTTCCAGGACGCGCGGGCGGCCTTCGACGAACACCGGCCCGTTCTGGACCAGGTGGCACGCACGGCGGTACGGCTGCGCGGAACCGGCCGTGAGGAGGCGGTGCGGGAGGCCCGGCAGACCCTCGCGGACCTTGGACTGGGCGACGAGTTCGTACGAAGGCTCCCGGGGCGGCTCTCCGGCGGCGAACTCCAGCGCGCGGCGCTCGCCAGGGCGCTGCTCGCCCGGCCCCGGGTACTGGTGTGCGACGAGATCACCTCGGGACTCGACCCGATCGCCCGCCGCTCCCTGCTGGACCTGCTCGCCGCCCTGGTCCGGCGGGGGAACGGCCTCTGCATCGTGCTCGTCACCCACGACCTGGACACCGCGGCGCAGGCGGAGCGCATCGTCGTACTGGACGGTGGCGAGGTGGTCGAGGAGGGCACCGGGGAACAGATCCTGACCGCACCGGGCCACCCGTTCACCGTTGCGCTGCTCGGTGCGTCAACCCGCCGGGGGTCGGCCGTACGCCCCTGA
- a CDS encoding MFS transporter: protein MRTWHEIRSFPLAIRLLLVNQLGVNTGFYLLIPFLAVHLGDNLGMSAAVVGIVLGVRNLSQQGLFLIGGSAADRLGARGVIVAGCAIRTVGFALFALGDGLPVLLAASVLSGVAGALFNPAVRTYLSQEAGERKAEAFALFHVFATTGALLGPLLGSALLLVDFRASALTAAAIFALLTVAQAMVLPARDVPPATSSVTADWREAVGNRAFLAFALVMVGMFTLENQLYLLLPDSARRATGWDGAAGLVFLVGTLAGLALQLRITRVLKRRGSRGRWIATGLALMALAFIPPMTLAGTGAPPDGPTDAVLRALPVLAGAFLLHLGIMTAQPFVMELIPGFGRPELTGTYFGIFYAVSGIAAAVGNTAVGWAMDAAGSGGAGSAAGLLPWVCCLLLGLVSAGGVAWLHRTGTLPAAHPAPVPVTA from the coding sequence ATGAGGACCTGGCACGAGATCCGCAGCTTCCCGCTCGCCATCCGGCTCCTCCTCGTCAACCAACTCGGGGTCAACACGGGCTTCTACCTGCTCATCCCCTTCCTGGCCGTCCACCTCGGCGACAACCTGGGCATGTCCGCAGCCGTCGTCGGCATCGTCCTCGGTGTCCGCAACCTCAGCCAGCAGGGCCTCTTCCTCATCGGCGGGTCGGCCGCCGACCGGCTGGGGGCGCGCGGCGTCATCGTCGCCGGCTGCGCGATACGCACCGTCGGCTTCGCCCTGTTCGCCCTCGGCGACGGACTGCCGGTCCTGCTCGCCGCCTCGGTGCTCAGCGGGGTGGCAGGGGCCCTCTTCAACCCCGCCGTCCGCACCTACCTCTCCCAGGAGGCGGGGGAGCGCAAGGCCGAGGCCTTCGCGCTCTTCCATGTCTTCGCGACCACCGGCGCCCTCTTGGGCCCGCTCCTGGGCAGCGCCCTGCTCCTCGTCGACTTCCGGGCCTCCGCGCTCACCGCCGCAGCGATATTCGCCCTGCTCACGGTCGCCCAGGCCATGGTCCTCCCCGCCCGCGACGTGCCACCGGCCACGAGCAGCGTCACCGCCGACTGGCGGGAGGCCGTCGGCAACCGCGCCTTCCTCGCCTTCGCCCTGGTCATGGTCGGCATGTTCACCCTGGAGAACCAGCTCTACCTCCTGCTGCCCGACAGTGCCCGGAGGGCCACCGGCTGGGACGGTGCGGCCGGACTCGTCTTCCTCGTCGGTACGCTCGCCGGCCTCGCCCTGCAACTCCGCATCACCCGCGTACTGAAACGACGCGGCAGCAGGGGCCGCTGGATAGCCACCGGGCTCGCCCTCATGGCCCTCGCCTTCATACCGCCCATGACACTGGCCGGGACCGGGGCACCGCCCGACGGTCCCACGGACGCCGTCCTGCGTGCCCTGCCCGTACTGGCCGGAGCCTTCCTGCTCCACCTCGGGATCATGACCGCGCAGCCGTTCGTCATGGAACTGATCCCCGGATTCGGGCGGCCCGAACTGACGGGAACCTACTTCGGGATCTTCTACGCGGTGTCCGGCATCGCCGCGGCAGTCGGCAACACAGCCGTCGGCTGGGCGATGGACGCGGCCGGGAGTGGCGGGGCGGGGAGCGCCGCCGGCCTACTGCCCTGGGTCTGCTGCCTCCTGCTCGGCCTCGTATCCGCGGGGGGCGTGGCATGGCTCCACCGCACCGGCACCCTTCCCGCGGCGCACCCGGCACCCGTACCGGTGACGGCATGA
- a CDS encoding ABC transporter permease, whose amino-acid sequence MNGLRSWIARRLLLGVAQTGAVVLLVFALTEALPGDAAVAFAGDQPDPARIAAVREAMELDEPAHVRLADWATGLLHGDFGTSLTSGRPVAAFLADGFGPTLLLATLTVLLLVPVGVGLGVLAARREGRLTDRLISSATLGVYAVPEFALGVVLVSVFALRLGWFPPTAVGYGTDLLAHPAALVLPVLVLLARPVCSLSRLVRAGMIEALAAPYSAQARRYGISGARIRYGHALPNALAPATQQLARTIDWLLCGVVVVEALYVIPGLGTVLMNAVADRDIPVVQGLAVVFGLATVVINLGADLVTHHFAPRSGVAA is encoded by the coding sequence GTGAACGGACTGCGTTCCTGGATCGCCCGGCGGCTGCTCCTCGGCGTGGCGCAGACCGGGGCCGTCGTGCTGCTGGTCTTCGCACTCACCGAGGCGCTGCCGGGCGACGCCGCCGTGGCCTTCGCCGGCGACCAGCCCGACCCGGCACGCATCGCGGCCGTACGCGAGGCGATGGAGCTCGACGAACCCGCGCACGTCCGGCTGGCCGACTGGGCGACGGGCCTGCTGCACGGGGACTTCGGGACCTCGCTCACCTCCGGCCGGCCCGTGGCAGCCTTCCTCGCGGACGGCTTCGGACCGACCCTGCTCCTCGCGACCCTCACCGTGCTGCTCCTCGTCCCCGTCGGAGTCGGACTCGGAGTGCTCGCCGCCCGCCGCGAGGGCCGGCTCACGGACCGGCTCATCAGCTCGGCGACCCTCGGTGTCTACGCCGTCCCCGAATTCGCCCTGGGGGTGGTGCTGGTGAGCGTGTTCGCCCTCCGGCTCGGCTGGTTCCCGCCGACCGCCGTGGGCTACGGCACCGACCTGCTCGCGCACCCGGCCGCCCTCGTCCTGCCCGTGCTGGTGCTGCTCGCGCGGCCGGTCTGCTCGCTGTCCCGGCTGGTCCGGGCGGGAATGATCGAGGCGCTCGCCGCCCCGTACTCCGCCCAGGCCCGCCGCTACGGAATCTCCGGCGCACGCATCCGGTACGGGCACGCTCTGCCCAACGCCCTTGCTCCCGCCACCCAGCAGCTCGCCCGCACCATCGACTGGCTGCTGTGCGGCGTCGTCGTCGTGGAGGCGCTGTACGTCATCCCCGGACTCGGCACCGTACTCATGAACGCGGTGGCCGACCGCGACATCCCCGTGGTGCAGGGGCTCGCCGTGGTCTTCGGCCTCGCCACCGTCGTCATCAACCTCGGCGCCGATCTTGTCACCCATCATTTCGCGCCACGGTCGGGGGTGGCGGCGTGA
- a CDS encoding ABC transporter permease, with product MKRLGRYGPGAAIAGVPLGLAVLGPLLVGEPSARAASFTLGGGHWLGTDFVGRDVLDQVLLGGRSVVLVALVATALAYLVALPLGLISALTHRSWLEELLMRPLDVLLAVPSLLMILLVAAAFPPGAAGLALLVAAVSVPDAARIVRAAAAEAASRPAVEALRMQGESWWRIAVGYVGRSILRTLAADAGIRLTGVLYLVATAAFLGIGVAPDAADWAVMVDRNRTGLFVQPWAVVVPALLIVALTMGSNLLVDAAMESRTPPRKGRRP from the coding sequence GTGAAGCGGCTCGGGAGGTACGGGCCCGGCGCGGCCATTGCCGGAGTGCCGCTCGGCCTCGCCGTCCTCGGGCCGCTCCTCGTGGGCGAACCCTCGGCCCGCGCAGCCTCCTTCACCCTCGGCGGCGGCCACTGGCTCGGCACCGACTTCGTAGGCCGTGACGTCCTGGACCAGGTGCTGCTCGGCGGACGGTCCGTGGTCCTGGTCGCGCTGGTCGCGACGGCCCTCGCCTATCTGGTCGCCCTGCCCCTCGGGCTGATCAGTGCCCTCACCCACCGCAGTTGGCTGGAGGAACTGCTGATGCGTCCGCTGGACGTACTGCTCGCCGTGCCCTCGCTCCTCATGATCCTGCTGGTCGCGGCGGCCTTTCCGCCAGGTGCCGCCGGACTCGCCCTGCTGGTCGCCGCCGTCTCGGTACCGGACGCCGCCCGCATCGTGCGCGCGGCCGCCGCGGAAGCCGCCTCCCGGCCCGCCGTGGAGGCCCTGCGGATGCAGGGCGAGAGCTGGTGGCGCATCGCCGTCGGCTACGTCGGACGGTCCATCCTGCGGACCCTGGCAGCCGACGCCGGGATCCGGCTGACCGGAGTGCTCTACCTGGTCGCCACAGCTGCCTTCCTCGGCATCGGGGTCGCCCCGGACGCCGCGGACTGGGCCGTGATGGTGGACCGCAACCGGACCGGACTGTTCGTCCAGCCGTGGGCGGTCGTCGTACCCGCCCTGCTCATCGTCGCGCTGACCATGGGCAGCAATCTGCTCGTCGACGCGGCCATGGAAAGCCGCACGCCGCCGAGGAAGGGCCGACGCCCATGA
- a CDS encoding UDP-N-acetylmuramoyl-L-alanyl-D-glutamate--2,6-diaminopimelate ligase produces the protein MKLSALLAGQDHDLLQGDPEKTVITAGTTFDADRVAPGSLFIAVPGHVEGGPESVAPALARGAVAVIVDDSCVLPAAAADVCVVRVPDTRVAAAVVASRYFGEPGKQMDMVAITGTNGKTSVSYMVESVLRISEGVRSGVIGTAGSRIGDELIPMPQSVLTTPESPDLQYLLGCMRDRGVGNVVLEATSMGLLTHRVDRTFIDVGVFTNLSQDHLDDHGTMENYRDAKLRLFQGLCRRAVVNADDPVGAGIQAMMPGAVTTYALDTDADYRATDLSVDASGTRFTLHHDGRKYPAAIPSPGRFSVANALATVAACHLLGHDLAGLVAALERMPQIPGRFERFTTPQGTSVIVDYAHSPDSLNKVLGTVRGFAPAKVITVFGCGGDRDTTKRAEMGTIAGTHSDLCVLTSDNPRHEDPEAILDQVAPGIEATGTPFERRADRRSAIEFALSAAGPDDIVLIAGKGSEPHQIVGDELIPFSDMATVREIALPQSPL, from the coding sequence TTGAAGCTGAGCGCGCTGCTGGCCGGGCAGGACCACGACCTACTCCAGGGTGACCCGGAGAAGACCGTGATCACCGCGGGAACGACCTTCGACGCGGACCGGGTGGCACCGGGATCCCTGTTCATCGCGGTGCCGGGACATGTGGAGGGCGGCCCGGAATCCGTGGCCCCCGCCCTTGCCCGGGGCGCGGTGGCGGTCATCGTGGACGACAGCTGCGTGCTGCCCGCCGCAGCGGCCGACGTCTGCGTCGTGCGGGTGCCGGACACCCGTGTCGCGGCCGCGGTCGTCGCATCGCGCTACTTCGGCGAGCCGGGGAAGCAGATGGACATGGTGGCGATCACGGGCACCAACGGGAAGACCTCCGTCTCGTACATGGTCGAGTCCGTGCTGCGGATCTCCGAGGGCGTGCGGAGCGGCGTCATCGGCACCGCCGGCAGCCGCATCGGCGACGAGCTGATCCCGATGCCTCAGTCCGTGCTGACCACACCGGAATCGCCCGACCTGCAGTACCTGCTGGGGTGCATGCGGGACAGGGGAGTGGGCAATGTGGTCCTGGAGGCCACGTCGATGGGCCTGCTCACGCACCGGGTGGACCGCACCTTCATCGACGTGGGTGTCTTCACCAACCTGAGCCAGGACCACCTGGACGACCACGGAACGATGGAGAACTACCGGGACGCGAAGCTGCGCCTCTTCCAGGGGCTGTGCCGGCGCGCCGTGGTCAACGCGGACGACCCGGTGGGAGCCGGCATCCAGGCGATGATGCCCGGCGCGGTGACCACGTACGCCCTCGACACCGATGCGGACTACCGGGCGACCGACCTCTCCGTGGACGCATCGGGCACCCGCTTCACCCTGCACCACGACGGCCGCAAGTACCCGGCGGCGATCCCCTCACCCGGCCGGTTCTCGGTGGCGAACGCGCTGGCCACGGTGGCCGCCTGCCACCTCCTGGGACACGACCTCGCAGGGCTGGTCGCCGCGCTCGAGCGGATGCCGCAGATCCCGGGCCGGTTCGAGCGCTTCACGACACCGCAGGGAACGTCGGTGATCGTGGACTACGCGCACTCCCCGGACTCGCTGAACAAGGTCCTCGGTACCGTCCGCGGCTTCGCCCCGGCCAAGGTCATCACCGTCTTCGGCTGCGGCGGCGACAGGGACACCACCAAGCGGGCCGAGATGGGAACGATCGCCGGTACCCACTCCGACCTGTGCGTCCTCACCTCGGACAACCCGCGCCACGAGGACCCCGAGGCGATCCTGGACCAGGTCGCACCCGGCATCGAGGCCACCGGCACCCCGTTCGAACGCCGCGCCGACCGCCGTAGCGCCATCGAGTTCGCCCTGTCCGCGGCGGGCCCGGACGACATCGTGCTGATCGCCGGCAAGGGGAGCGAGCCCCACCAGATCGTCGGCGACGAGCTGATCCCGTTCAGCGACATGGCCACCGTGCGCGAAATCGCACTGCCGCAGAGCCCGCTGTAG